A single genomic interval of Lathyrus oleraceus cultivar Zhongwan6 chromosome 7, CAAS_Psat_ZW6_1.0, whole genome shotgun sequence harbors:
- the LOC127102814 gene encoding uncharacterized protein LOC127102814: MDYNKRNTLKYSFKNFKLDDLRKLGALVEDQERFKDKYGRLLSLLRIQVKDGLLSTLLQFYDTDYHCFTFPDYQLLPTLEEYSQLVGLPILDKSPFPFLEKDPKEEDIAKAICLKVSDIKGNMITKGGTVGLPTHFLIKKAQYYADHLSMPTFETILALLIYGMLLFPSFEGFVDINAIKIFMKNNPVPTLLGNTYHSIHLRNFHGGGMITCCVPLLYKWFISQLPKSFLSLDKGFWSPRVMALTHSDIVWYNRVYDGILIIDSCGDFANVPLLGFNGGISYNPVLARRQLGYPLKEPPKGVHVEKIFFKGDKELQDQIVSAWRHLHKKGKESLGKPNCVSMEPYLCWVRERAIKLKMPYSRQDPLPPRREPVLVFMSEAEKLEITLKRAQHEAETWKDKYQVLVSENEELQRQLQAKNEEVLSYKKRRIYEDLFSSDSPPTR; this comes from the coding sequence ATGGATTACAATAAGAGAAACACCTTGAAATATTCTTTTAAGAATTTTAAGTTGGATGACCTAAGGAAGCTAGGAGCCTTGGTTGAAGATCAAGAGAGGTTCAAGGACAAATACGGAAGGCTTTTATCCTTATTGAGAATCCAAGTGAAGGATGGGCTTCTTTCTACGTTACTACAGTTCTATGATACGGATTACCATTGTTTCACGTTCCCAGATTATCAGCTATTACCTACCTTAGAAGAGTACTCTCAGTTGGTGGGGTTACCTATTTTGGATAAGTCCCCGTTCCCTTTCTTAGAGAAGGACCCTAAAGAGGAAGACATTGCTAAAGCCATATGCTTAAAGGTGTCCGACATCAAAGGCAATATGATCACCAAAGGCGGAACTGTAGGGTTACCTACGCATTTCTTAATCAAGAAAGCCCAATATTATGCCGATCATTTAAGCATGCCTACCTTTGAGACAATCCTTGCTTTGCTTATTTATGGAATGCTACTCTTCCCAAGTTTTGAAGGATTCGTTGACATTAACGCCATCAAAATATTCATGAAGAACAATCCAGTACCAACGTTATTGGGTAACACTTATCATTCCATACATCTCCGGAATTTTCATGGTGGAGGAATGATCACCTGTTGTGTGCCTTTattatacaagtggtttatttcgcagTTGCCTAAGTCTTTCTTGAGTCTTGACAAGGGATTTTGGTCACCAAGGGTCATGGCGCTGACACACTCGGACATCGTTTGGTataatcgtgtgtatgatggaATACTAATTATTGACAGCTGTGGAGACTTTGCCAACGTACCTTTACTTGGTTTTAATGGAGGAATCAGCTACAATCCAGTCCTAGCTCGCCGACAGTTAGGGTATCCCTTGAAAGAACCGCCTAAAGGTGTTCATGTGGAGAAAATCTTCTTTAAGGGTGACAAAGAACTTCAAGATCAGATTGTATCCGCTTGGCGTCATTTGCACAAGAAGGGCAAAGAAAGTCTGGGAAAGCCAAATTGTGTGTCTATGGAACCTTATCTTTGTTGGGTCCGGGAAAGAGCCATCAAGCTGAAGATGCCTTATTCGCGCCAAGATCCTTTACCTCCGAGAAGAGAACCTGTTTTAGTATTCATGTCTGAAGCTGAAAAGTTGGAAATCACTTTGAAGAGAGCACAACATGAGGCAGAAACGTGGAAAGATAAATATCAGGTTCTCGTCAGTGAGAATGAAGAGCTACAAAGGCAGCTGCAGGCGAAGAATGAAGAAGTGCTTTCCTACAAAAAGAGAAGAATCTACGAGGATTTATTTTCCTCCGACTCTCCGCCTACTCGTTGA
- the LOC127102816 gene encoding uncharacterized protein LOC127102816, translating into MRLCVDYGQLNKVTLKNKYPLSRINDLIDQLVVVFINYILVYSKSDEKYAGHMKVELQNLQENKLYTKLSKSEFLLREVSFLGFAGYYRRFIEGFLRVGSYGVCVESFETLSVWLSIEVFNDHKSLKYLFDKKELNMWQKEVARISEGL; encoded by the exons atgaggttgtgtgtTGATTATGGACAGTTGAATAAGGTTACTCTCAAGAACAAGTATCCTCTTTCTAGGATTAATGACCTTATAGATCAACTTGTTGTGGTATTCATCAACTACATCTTAGTGTATTCGAAATCAGATGAAAAGTATGCAGGACATATGAAAGTTGAGTTACAGAATTTGcaagagaataaattatataCGAAGTTGTCCAAGAGTGAGTTTTTGTTGCGTGAAGTGAGCTTCCTTGGTTTTGCTGGTTATTACAGGAGGTTTATAGAAGGATTTTTAAG agttggcagttATGGTGTTTGTGTTGAAAGTTTTGAGACATTATCTGTTTGGCTCTCGATTGAGGTGTTCAACGATCATAAGAGTTTAAAATACTTGTTTGATAAGAAGGAGCTGAATATGTGGCAAAAGGAGGTGGCTcgaatttctgaaggattatga